A part of Saccharomonospora amisosensis genomic DNA contains:
- a CDS encoding gamma-glutamyl-gamma-aminobutyrate hydrolase family protein → MASSGSDHGPLIGISTYVERARWGVWDTDAVLLHRTYVDRVLAAGGVPVLLPSLGVGHFAAIGAVSGLVLAGGADVDPARYGAEPHPATVTRPERDAAEFPLLSAALERSVPVLAVCRGMELLNVALGGTLTQHLPEHTGTTRHQPAPGVYGTTEVRLEPESRVGTILGERTSCQCYHHQAVARLGTGLRAVGWAADGTVEAVELPGEPFVVGVQWHPEQTGDDVRLFAALVKEAAKR, encoded by the coding sequence GTGGCTTCGAGCGGCTCTGACCACGGTCCCCTCATCGGTATCTCCACCTATGTGGAGCGCGCCAGGTGGGGGGTGTGGGACACCGACGCTGTGTTGCTGCACCGCACCTACGTCGACCGCGTGCTGGCCGCGGGTGGCGTTCCGGTGCTGCTCCCCTCACTCGGTGTCGGCCATTTCGCGGCGATCGGCGCCGTGTCCGGTCTCGTGCTCGCGGGAGGGGCTGATGTGGACCCGGCCCGTTACGGCGCCGAGCCACATCCGGCGACGGTGACGCGGCCGGAGCGAGACGCCGCCGAGTTCCCCCTGCTTTCCGCAGCGCTGGAGCGGTCGGTACCGGTGCTGGCCGTCTGCCGGGGGATGGAACTGCTCAACGTGGCGCTCGGCGGCACGCTCACCCAGCACCTGCCCGAACACACCGGCACCACGCGGCACCAGCCCGCTCCCGGCGTCTACGGCACCACCGAGGTGCGGCTGGAACCGGAAAGCCGCGTCGGCACGATCCTGGGGGAGCGCACCAGTTGCCAGTGCTACCACCACCAGGCCGTGGCCCGGCTCGGCACGGGGCTGCGCGCGGTCGGCTGGGCGGCCGACGGCACGGTCGAGGCGGTCGAGCTGCCAGGTGAACCCTTCGTGGTCGGCGTGCAGTGGCACCCCGAGCAGACCGGTGACGATGTGCGCCTGTTCGCGGCGCTGGTGAAGGAGGCTGCCAAGCGATGA
- a CDS encoding glutamine synthetase family protein codes for MRNSHGMLTLDALRDLVAEGTVDTVLVAMTDMQGRLQGKRCAADYFLNEVIDHATEACNYLLAVDVDMNTVDGYAISSWDRGYGDFVLRPDLATLRLLPWHEGTALVLCDVEWVEGGEVTVSPRQVLRRQLDRLAERGLAAFVGTELEFIVFDDTYEQAWQRGYRALTPANQYNVDYSMLGTARVEPLLRRIRNAMAGAGMYVESAKGECNPGQHEIAFRYTDALSTCDNHSIYKVGAKEIAAQEGKSLTFMAKYNEREGNSCHIHISLRSTDGEAVLAGDDEHGFSPLMRHFLAGQLACLRELTYFFAPNINSYKRYARGSFAPTAVAWGTDNRTCALRVVGHGDSLRVENRVPGGDVNPYLAVAALIAAGLHGIDNELPLEPENTGNAYESDAPTVPSTLRDAAESLRDSKVARAAFGDDVVEHYLNAARIEQAAFDAAVTDWERIRGFERL; via the coding sequence ATGAGAAACAGTCACGGCATGCTCACCCTCGACGCATTACGCGACCTCGTGGCCGAGGGCACCGTCGACACCGTGCTGGTCGCGATGACCGACATGCAGGGCAGGTTGCAGGGCAAGCGCTGCGCCGCCGACTACTTCCTCAACGAGGTCATCGACCACGCCACGGAGGCCTGCAACTACCTGCTGGCCGTCGACGTCGACATGAACACCGTCGACGGTTACGCCATCTCCTCCTGGGACCGCGGCTACGGCGACTTCGTGCTGCGGCCCGACCTGGCCACGCTGCGCCTGCTGCCGTGGCATGAGGGCACCGCGCTGGTGCTGTGCGATGTCGAGTGGGTCGAGGGCGGTGAGGTGACCGTCTCGCCGAGGCAGGTGCTGCGGCGCCAGCTCGACCGGCTGGCCGAGCGGGGGCTCGCGGCGTTCGTGGGCACCGAGTTGGAGTTCATCGTCTTCGACGACACCTACGAGCAGGCCTGGCAGCGCGGCTACCGCGCGCTCACCCCGGCCAACCAGTACAACGTGGACTACTCGATGCTGGGAACGGCCAGGGTGGAACCGCTGCTGCGCCGCATTCGCAACGCGATGGCGGGCGCCGGGATGTACGTGGAGTCCGCCAAGGGCGAGTGCAACCCCGGGCAGCACGAGATCGCCTTCCGATACACCGACGCACTGTCCACGTGCGACAACCACAGCATCTACAAGGTCGGTGCCAAGGAGATCGCCGCGCAGGAGGGCAAGAGCCTGACCTTCATGGCCAAGTACAACGAGCGTGAGGGCAACTCCTGCCACATCCACATCAGCCTGCGCTCCACCGACGGCGAGGCCGTGCTGGCCGGGGACGACGAGCACGGCTTCTCCCCGCTCATGCGGCATTTCCTGGCCGGGCAACTGGCCTGCCTGCGGGAGCTGACCTACTTCTTCGCGCCCAACATCAACTCCTACAAGCGCTACGCGCGGGGCAGCTTCGCACCCACCGCCGTCGCGTGGGGAACCGACAACCGCACCTGCGCGCTACGCGTGGTCGGCCACGGCGATTCGCTGCGCGTGGAGAACCGCGTACCCGGCGGCGACGTCAACCCCTACCTGGCGGTCGCCGCGCTGATCGCCGCGGGCCTGCACGGCATCGACAACGAACTGCCGCTGGAACCGGAGAACACCGGCAACGCCTACGAATCCGACGCCCCCACCGTGCCCTCGACGCTGCGCGACGCGGCGGAGTCGCTTCGGGACAGCAAGGTGGCGCGCGCCGCGTTCGGTGACGACGTGGTGGAGCACTACCTCAACGCGGCGCGGATCGAGCAGGCCGCCTTCGATGCCGCGGTCACCGACTGGGAGCGCATTCGTGGCTTCGAGCGGCTCTGA
- the eat gene encoding ethanolamine permease, translating to MAEHVEYDQVDDNYLRQRQLKRGAAGWLLLAGLGVSYVISGDFAGWNFGLAEGGWGGLLIATVLMAIMYGCMVFGLAEMSSAMPVAGAGYGFARRALGPLGGFATGVAILIEYAIAPAAISIFIGGYIETLGLFGITNSWPVFLVCYIIFIGIHLYGVGEALRLMFAITAVAVVALVAFVVGMVPKFDVDNLFDIVPDDAVAGASSFLPFGITGAMAALVYGIWFFLAIEGVPLAAEEARDPKKDMPRGIIAGMGALVVFAALILLIAPGAAGSSAIASSDNPLPEAVRAAYGGDNFLAQFINYVGLAGLIASFFSIIYAYSRQLFALSRAGYLPRWLSKTGARKTPYLALIVPGTVGFILAAATQDGALLINIAVFGATVSYVLLNLSHIVLRVKEPGMERPYRTPGGIVTTGVSLVLAVAAVIATFVVDEIAAAITACIFLAAIAYFWFYSRHRLVAAAPEEEFAAIKQAESELERD from the coding sequence GTGGCCGAGCACGTCGAGTACGACCAGGTTGACGACAACTACCTGAGACAGCGCCAGCTCAAACGCGGCGCCGCGGGCTGGCTACTGCTGGCCGGCCTCGGGGTTTCCTACGTGATCTCCGGAGATTTCGCGGGTTGGAACTTCGGCCTTGCCGAGGGCGGCTGGGGTGGGTTGCTCATCGCCACCGTGCTGATGGCGATCATGTACGGCTGCATGGTGTTCGGCCTCGCGGAGATGTCGTCGGCAATGCCGGTGGCCGGTGCGGGATACGGTTTCGCCCGCCGTGCGCTCGGCCCGCTCGGCGGGTTCGCCACGGGAGTGGCGATCCTGATCGAGTACGCCATCGCACCGGCCGCGATCTCGATCTTCATCGGCGGCTACATCGAGACCCTCGGACTGTTCGGCATCACCAACAGCTGGCCGGTCTTCCTCGTCTGTTACATCATCTTCATCGGCATTCACCTCTACGGCGTCGGCGAGGCGCTGCGGCTGATGTTCGCGATCACGGCGGTGGCCGTGGTGGCGCTGGTCGCGTTCGTGGTCGGCATGGTGCCGAAGTTCGACGTCGACAACCTGTTCGACATCGTGCCGGACGACGCCGTCGCGGGTGCGAGCAGTTTCCTGCCGTTCGGCATCACCGGCGCCATGGCCGCACTGGTTTACGGCATCTGGTTCTTCCTCGCCATCGAGGGCGTGCCGCTCGCCGCCGAGGAAGCGCGTGACCCGAAGAAGGACATGCCCCGCGGCATCATCGCGGGTATGGGGGCGCTGGTGGTGTTCGCCGCGCTGATCCTGCTGATCGCGCCCGGTGCCGCCGGGTCGAGTGCCATCGCGTCCTCGGACAACCCGCTGCCCGAGGCCGTGCGCGCCGCCTACGGCGGGGACAACTTCCTCGCGCAGTTCATCAACTACGTCGGTCTCGCCGGGCTGATCGCGAGCTTCTTCTCGATCATCTACGCCTACTCCCGGCAACTGTTCGCGCTGTCCCGCGCCGGGTACCTGCCGAGGTGGCTGTCGAAGACCGGTGCGCGCAAGACTCCCTACCTCGCGCTCATCGTGCCCGGCACGGTCGGGTTCATACTCGCAGCCGCCACCCAGGACGGCGCGCTGCTGATCAACATCGCGGTCTTCGGCGCCACCGTGTCCTATGTGTTGCTGAACCTTTCCCACATCGTGTTGCGGGTGAAGGAACCGGGAATGGAGCGGCCCTACCGCACCCCTGGTGGCATCGTGACGACCGGCGTCTCGCTGGTGCTCGCGGTGGCGGCGGTCATCGCCACGTTCGTGGTCGACGAGATCGCGGCGGCCATCACGGCGTGCATCTTCCTCGCCGCGATCGCCTACTTCTGGTTCTACAGCAGGCACCGGCTCGTCGCGGCGGCACCCGAGGAGGAGTTCGCGGCCATCAAGCAGGCGGAGTCCGAACTGGAACGCGACTGA
- a CDS encoding GNAT family N-acetyltransferase encodes MSSGSEPTLAAGLQERAARALPAEHVERLGGWWLRHAPGCAWWVGTVLPHGIADGPGELAARVTEVERYYADRGAQARFQITARAAPEGLDELLAERGYRRHGLMSLRAARTCRVLERAESGSPCLRLEERPTRAWFETWHAVSGTDPDPRGEWELLRRALALSAYACVLAGGEVVAVGRAVVDTGWAGVFGMATRARARGRGAARGVLAALARWAEANGADHMYLQVERDNAAAVRLYEGMGFGEVSGYHYRVAT; translated from the coding sequence GTGTCCAGCGGATCCGAACCCACGCTCGCGGCCGGGCTGCAGGAGCGGGCGGCGCGTGCTCTCCCGGCCGAACACGTCGAACGTCTTGGAGGGTGGTGGCTGCGCCACGCGCCGGGCTGTGCGTGGTGGGTGGGAACGGTACTGCCCCACGGGATCGCCGACGGGCCAGGCGAGCTGGCGGCCAGGGTTACCGAGGTGGAGCGGTACTACGCCGACCGGGGCGCACAAGCCCGGTTCCAGATCACCGCCAGGGCGGCTCCCGAAGGGCTTGACGAACTGCTGGCCGAACGTGGGTACCGGCGGCACGGGCTGATGTCGTTGCGGGCGGCGCGGACCTGCCGGGTACTGGAGCGCGCCGAATCCGGCTCGCCGTGCCTGCGGCTGGAGGAGCGACCCACCCGCGCCTGGTTCGAGACCTGGCATGCCGTGTCCGGCACAGACCCCGATCCTCGTGGCGAGTGGGAGCTGCTTCGGCGTGCGCTCGCTCTTTCCGCATACGCTTGCGTGCTCGCCGGGGGCGAGGTCGTCGCGGTCGGCCGCGCGGTCGTCGACACCGGCTGGGCGGGGGTGTTCGGGATGGCCACCCGAGCGCGGGCGCGCGGCAGGGGAGCGGCCCGTGGCGTGCTCGCCGCACTGGCGAGGTGGGCGGAGGCGAACGGAGCCGACCACATGTACCTGCAGGTCGAGCGCGACAACGCGGCGGCCGTGCGGCTGTACGAGGGGATGGGATTCGGCGAGGTCAGCGGATACCACTACCGGGTCGCGACCTGA
- a CDS encoding methyltransferase domain-containing protein — protein MSGLSARLAAIVDALPLVPGMRVLEIGGAPGAAAKAVARRIGGTGGKTGGHVLMIDRSANGIALTRQNASAEIEAGILSIRQVAAEEFHLLPGERPFDLAFAVRVGALDGRHPRAGQVALRRIADALTPAGRLFIDGGDPLRELQLPPRDGS, from the coding sequence ATGAGCGGACTGTCCGCACGGCTGGCCGCCATCGTCGACGCGCTGCCGCTCGTGCCGGGGATGCGCGTCCTGGAGATCGGTGGCGCTCCCGGTGCCGCGGCGAAGGCCGTCGCCCGGCGGATAGGCGGGACAGGCGGGAAGACCGGCGGCCACGTGCTGATGATCGACCGCTCGGCCAACGGAATCGCGCTCACCAGGCAGAACGCGTCCGCCGAGATCGAGGCGGGCATTCTCAGCATCCGGCAGGTCGCCGCGGAGGAGTTTCACCTGCTGCCCGGTGAGCGTCCGTTCGACCTGGCTTTCGCCGTTCGGGTCGGCGCCCTCGACGGACGCCACCCCCGTGCCGGGCAGGTCGCACTCCGGCGCATCGCCGACGCTCTCACCCCCGCCGGGCGGCTGTTCATCGATGGCGGCGACCCGCTGCGTGAACTCCAACTCCCGCCACGCGACGGTTCCTGA
- a CDS encoding helix-turn-helix transcriptional regulator translates to MSDLSVTDPEVQSLRERERLLCRVRYLAALLVLGMALVFDPLSRVGAVVLAGVAVGLSVYDSRRLAQVRDLGAAYRLRTGALLADAAIAWLLFLLFAFDPEAMPVAFFPFLVFRLAVHYGLFGALLGMVVFFGVLMLRVHLQANVLAEGQPRPSLLLLWSSLVVLLVAFSREVRVHERARRAVLRERRRIANGFRETIETILVRYGVPADAPNATDVHAALREICEDGSIYRRALANQIAELLASTSTDLGLTRREMEILELLGRGRTYAAIASELFVTESTVRNHAHNMRRKLGLGTKAELVAFATDFLAQRAKPTHRLPRQAPPDPTDPSKGGPGWTAEVISSWHPSLSAGYESPTPVASPARHRQAEVAGRGDFSQGNGSRRVTASSGVADDGGLRGGHVEEKTTP, encoded by the coding sequence ATGAGCGATCTCAGCGTCACCGATCCCGAGGTGCAGTCCCTGCGAGAGCGCGAGCGGCTGCTCTGTCGTGTCCGTTACCTTGCCGCGCTGCTGGTCCTCGGTATGGCGCTGGTTTTCGACCCGCTGAGCCGGGTGGGTGCCGTGGTGCTGGCAGGGGTGGCCGTCGGACTGAGCGTCTATGATTCTCGTCGGCTCGCCCAGGTGCGCGATCTCGGCGCTGCCTACCGGTTGCGGACAGGGGCACTGCTCGCCGATGCCGCGATCGCCTGGCTGCTGTTCCTCCTCTTCGCGTTCGACCCGGAGGCGATGCCGGTCGCGTTCTTTCCCTTCTTGGTATTCCGGTTGGCGGTGCACTATGGGCTGTTCGGCGCATTGCTGGGGATGGTCGTCTTCTTCGGGGTGCTCATGCTGCGGGTACACCTGCAGGCCAACGTGCTCGCGGAAGGCCAGCCACGACCGTCCCTGCTGCTGTTGTGGTCCTCGCTCGTGGTTTTGCTGGTCGCCTTTTCGCGGGAGGTTCGCGTCCATGAGCGTGCCCGCAGGGCGGTTCTTCGGGAACGGCGCAGGATCGCGAACGGGTTCCGCGAGACGATTGAGACGATCCTCGTCCGCTACGGCGTTCCCGCGGACGCGCCGAACGCGACGGATGTGCACGCCGCGCTCCGCGAGATATGCGAGGACGGGTCGATCTACCGGCGTGCGCTGGCGAATCAGATCGCGGAGCTGCTCGCGTCGACCAGTACGGACCTGGGCCTGACCCGGCGGGAGATGGAGATACTCGAACTGCTGGGCAGGGGCAGAACCTACGCGGCGATCGCCTCGGAGCTCTTCGTCACTGAGAGCACCGTTCGCAACCACGCCCACAACATGAGACGCAAGCTCGGGCTGGGCACGAAGGCGGAGCTTGTCGCGTTCGCCACCGACTTCCTGGCACAGCGAGCCAAGCCGACGCACCGACTGCCAAGGCAAGCGCCTCCGGACCCGACGGACCCGAGCAAGGGCGGCCCCGGCTGGACGGCTGAGGTGATCAGTTCATGGCATCCTTCGCTCTCCGCGGGTTACGAGTCGCCGACCCCGGTCGCCTCACCGGCGCGACATCGGCAGGCTGAAGTGGCAGGTCGCGGCGACTTCTCCCAGGGCAATGGGTCGCGCCGGGTCACGGCCTCCTCCGGTGTCGCGGACGACGGTGGCCTGCGTGGTGGACATGTGGAGGAGAAGACCACGCCGTAG